From Sulfurovum xiamenensis, a single genomic window includes:
- a CDS encoding long-chain-fatty-acid--CoA ligase — protein MIYDEKIWLKQYDQGVPATLKYPKVPLFTFLEESASKYPHNRALSYLGNDISYSKLDRLVNKAANALTDLGVQKGDRVALYLANTPQFIIMLYSILKIGAIAVPINPLFKSAEVAFELNDSGAKTVIVMSRFYPIIQQIKEETMLKNIIVTNVKDYFPFLTKILFTLLKEKEDRVRIDDTDHWLEKLMQQSNDKKPDIGIDPEDIALLQYTSGTTGTPKGVMLSHYNLVVNALQCRAWVTDTVEGQERVLGWLPFFHSFGMTACLSYTMSCAGTLILTPNPRDLSYILKTMEKEKITIMPGVPTMYAALGSYKSVAKYDLSSVRACICGGAPLIESVQKRFVEVTGSKLVEGYGLSEASPVTHANPMNAPNKPNSIGVPMPDTECRIVDIENGKDEIEVGKEGELIIKGPQLMKGYWMQPEMTDEAIREGWLHTGDIVKMDEEGYFYVVDRKKDIIIVKGLNVSPTEVEKVCCTHPKVEDAAVVGIPHEYKGEEIKAFIVLKEGEAAEAYEIIEYLRKKLARFKVPSSVEFVDELPKNVMGKLMRRLLREREMKKNTGL, from the coding sequence ATGATATATGATGAAAAGATTTGGTTAAAACAATATGATCAGGGTGTACCGGCCACTCTAAAATACCCTAAAGTACCACTTTTTACTTTTTTGGAAGAGTCAGCTTCCAAATATCCCCACAATAGGGCTCTCTCCTACCTGGGAAATGATATCTCTTATAGCAAGCTGGATAGACTGGTAAATAAAGCTGCAAATGCTCTTACAGACCTGGGTGTTCAAAAAGGTGATCGTGTGGCACTTTATCTTGCCAATACACCCCAATTTATTATTATGTTATATAGTATTTTAAAGATAGGAGCGATCGCTGTTCCGATAAATCCCCTTTTTAAGTCTGCAGAAGTGGCATTTGAGCTTAATGACTCTGGTGCCAAAACTGTGATCGTTATGAGTCGTTTTTATCCGATCATCCAACAGATCAAAGAGGAAACAATGCTTAAAAACATCATTGTTACCAATGTCAAAGACTACTTCCCCTTCCTCACCAAGATCCTCTTTACGCTTTTAAAAGAGAAAGAGGATAGGGTGCGCATAGATGATACAGATCATTGGTTGGAGAAGTTGATGCAGCAAAGCAATGATAAAAAACCTGATATAGGGATTGATCCTGAAGATATTGCGCTACTGCAGTACACCAGTGGAACAACAGGAACACCTAAGGGTGTGATGCTAAGCCACTATAATCTAGTCGTCAATGCACTTCAGTGCAGGGCATGGGTGACTGATACAGTTGAAGGTCAGGAGCGTGTGTTGGGGTGGCTTCCTTTCTTTCACAGCTTCGGTATGACAGCCTGTCTTAGTTATACGATGAGCTGTGCGGGCACGCTGATATTGACCCCTAATCCCAGAGACTTGTCTTATATTCTTAAAACGATGGAAAAAGAGAAAATCACGATCATGCCGGGTGTACCTACGATGTATGCAGCATTGGGTAGCTATAAGAGTGTGGCAAAGTATGATCTAAGCTCGGTAAGGGCATGTATCTGCGGAGGTGCACCGCTGATAGAAAGTGTCCAAAAGAGGTTTGTGGAAGTGACAGGTTCAAAATTGGTTGAAGGGTATGGGCTTTCAGAAGCATCTCCTGTGACACATGCCAATCCGATGAATGCCCCAAATAAACCAAACTCCATCGGTGTGCCCATGCCAGATACAGAGTGTAGGATCGTTGATATTGAAAACGGAAAAGATGAGATAGAGGTCGGAAAAGAGGGGGAGCTTATCATAAAGGGTCCGCAGTTGATGAAGGGGTACTGGATGCAGCCTGAAATGACAGATGAAGCGATAAGAGAGGGGTGGCTCCATACAGGTGATATTGTAAAAATGGATGAAGAGGGTTATTTTTATGTGGTTGACAGGAAAAAGGATATCATCATTGTTAAAGGGTTGAACGTATCACCTACAGAAGTGGAAAAGGTGTGCTGCACGCACCCTAAAGTCGAAGATGCAGCGGTTGTGGGTATACCTCATGAGTACAAAGGCGAAGAGATAAAGGCATTTATAGTTCTAAAAGAGGGTGAAGCGGCTGAAGCATATGAGATCATCGAATACCTTAGAAAAAAGCTTGCACGGTTCAAGGTCCCATCATCGGTCGAATTTGTAGACGAGTTACCTAAAAATGTCATGGGTAAATTGATGCGTCGTCTGCTGCGTGAGAGGGAGATGAAAAAAAATACAGGGCTCTAA
- a CDS encoding AMP-binding protein yields MKYEIKSKVGKRAQALLKVISELITEIHPHHLPSESISLDSRFEEELGLDSLSRVELIARVEKEFKLSLPERSYSEAETPRDLLRMLLGAQEAYAILQDSGIASITLDETEGTPFEAQTLVDVLNWHVAQHPDRPHIKFYQDDGQGDVITYAQLEKGAKNTAILLQQHGLEPGQPIAIMLPSSPDYFFIFFGILMAGGIPVPIYPPARPSQLEDHIRRHARILDNCRASILITVPEAKHVAQLLKSLVPNLQHIISTTDLKDSSSSTMLPSIHEQDIAFIQYTSGSTGNPKGVVLTHANLLNNIRAMGKVVKAGPKDVFVSWLPLYHDMGLIGAWLGSLYYAAFFVVMSPLDFLARPERWLWAIHRYRGTLSASPNFGYEYSMHRIKDTDLTGLDLSSWRAAFNGAEAVSPETVEQFNKRFAPFGFNKDAMMPVYGLAESSVGLAFPPLGRGVHIDHIDRTTFTRTGSALNTVQDDSNVLKFVSCGLPLPGHQLRIVDDTGHELPERQEGRLEFRGPSSTSGYYRDVQKTQTLFDGEWLDTGDLAYIADGELYVTGRIKDIIIRAGRNIYPDELEKMVGDIPNIRKGCVAVFASMDPKRQTEKLVILAETRSEDPNEHQRLRNDINTLSIDLTGIPPDEVVFAPPGSVLKTSSGKIRRSASRERYEKGMITKKPQNVVWQVVRLALSGIKPQLRRIKHYIGSLFFALYSCSVFALVTPVAWLSMILLPKFSMRWSMLQVCTKFLAYATATPLRVNGVENLPPAGTSCVLVANHASLLDGAALIAALPRHFRFIAKSEFTKDFYTRLPLEKIHTEFVERFETTKSVQDTEHLRTVLESGHALFFFPEGTFSRVPGLMPFRLGAFSIAAGANVPVIPISIRGTRSILRDTSWFPHHSPVHIEIGKPIDPEKIRSKAEVKEWDVAIELRDQSREFILRHCGEPDLS; encoded by the coding sequence ATGAAATATGAAATTAAGTCTAAAGTGGGAAAAAGGGCTCAAGCTCTGTTAAAAGTCATAAGTGAACTTATTACAGAGATACATCCGCATCATCTTCCTTCTGAGTCTATTTCACTTGATAGTCGTTTTGAAGAAGAGCTTGGACTGGACAGTCTTTCACGGGTTGAACTCATCGCAAGGGTTGAAAAGGAGTTCAAACTTTCATTACCGGAACGTAGCTACTCCGAAGCAGAAACACCACGGGACCTTTTGCGTATGCTGCTTGGGGCACAAGAAGCATATGCTATCCTTCAAGATTCGGGAATTGCTTCAATAACACTGGATGAAACAGAAGGTACACCTTTTGAAGCACAAACCCTCGTAGATGTACTGAATTGGCATGTAGCACAGCATCCGGATCGTCCCCATATCAAGTTCTACCAGGATGATGGACAAGGCGATGTCATCACGTATGCTCAGCTGGAAAAAGGTGCCAAAAATACCGCAATACTGTTGCAACAACATGGATTAGAACCTGGTCAGCCGATCGCAATTATGTTACCCAGCAGTCCGGATTACTTTTTCATCTTTTTTGGTATACTGATGGCCGGTGGCATACCTGTTCCCATCTATCCACCTGCACGCCCTTCACAGCTTGAAGACCACATCCGAAGACATGCACGTATACTGGATAATTGCCGTGCAAGCATCCTCATTACCGTACCTGAAGCCAAGCATGTGGCACAACTTCTAAAATCTCTGGTCCCTAACCTTCAGCATATCATATCAACTACAGATTTGAAAGACTCCTCTTCAAGTACAATGCTGCCAAGCATACATGAACAGGATATCGCATTTATACAATACACATCAGGAAGTACCGGAAACCCGAAAGGCGTAGTACTGACACATGCCAACCTTCTTAACAATATTAGGGCCATGGGGAAAGTTGTCAAAGCAGGGCCCAAAGATGTTTTTGTCAGTTGGCTTCCACTTTATCATGATATGGGCCTTATTGGTGCCTGGCTTGGCAGCCTCTACTATGCTGCATTTTTTGTAGTCATGTCACCATTGGATTTTTTGGCCAGACCCGAACGCTGGCTATGGGCGATCCACCGCTATCGGGGTACACTCTCTGCCTCACCTAACTTCGGATACGAGTACAGTATGCATCGCATAAAAGATACCGATCTGACGGGGTTGGATCTTAGTTCATGGCGTGCTGCATTCAACGGGGCAGAAGCAGTCAGTCCTGAAACAGTTGAACAGTTCAATAAACGATTTGCACCATTTGGATTTAACAAAGATGCGATGATGCCTGTTTACGGCCTTGCAGAGTCTTCCGTCGGTTTGGCATTTCCACCACTCGGACGTGGCGTACATATCGACCATATAGACCGCACTACTTTTACCCGTACAGGAAGTGCCTTAAATACCGTACAGGATGACAGTAATGTTTTAAAATTTGTCAGTTGTGGGTTGCCTCTTCCTGGACACCAGCTCAGAATCGTAGATGATACCGGACATGAACTGCCCGAACGTCAAGAAGGACGTTTGGAGTTTCGGGGTCCCTCTTCTACCAGTGGCTACTACCGTGATGTTCAAAAAACACAAACCCTTTTTGATGGAGAGTGGCTCGATACAGGCGATCTGGCCTATATTGCCGACGGAGAACTTTATGTAACTGGACGTATCAAGGACATTATTATACGCGCCGGACGCAATATCTATCCGGATGAACTGGAAAAGATGGTAGGAGATATACCAAATATCCGAAAAGGCTGTGTGGCTGTATTTGCCAGTATGGATCCAAAGAGACAGACAGAAAAACTGGTCATTTTAGCTGAAACACGAAGTGAAGACCCCAATGAACACCAAAGATTGCGCAACGACATCAATACACTATCGATCGATCTGACCGGAATACCGCCTGATGAAGTTGTCTTTGCACCTCCCGGGAGCGTTCTAAAAACTTCAAGCGGGAAGATCAGACGTTCTGCAAGCCGTGAACGCTATGAAAAAGGAATGATCACTAAAAAGCCCCAAAATGTAGTATGGCAGGTAGTCAGACTTGCCCTTAGCGGTATCAAACCCCAATTACGACGTATAAAACACTATATTGGAAGCCTTTTCTTTGCTCTATATAGTTGCTCCGTCTTTGCTTTGGTCACACCGGTCGCATGGCTCTCTATGATACTCTTGCCAAAGTTTTCCATGCGATGGAGTATGTTACAGGTCTGTACAAAATTTCTAGCCTATGCAACTGCCACGCCGCTCAGAGTGAATGGTGTCGAAAACCTTCCACCTGCAGGAACATCTTGCGTCTTGGTCGCCAATCACGCCAGTCTTCTTGATGGAGCTGCTCTCATAGCAGCACTGCCACGTCATTTTCGATTTATTGCCAAGTCCGAGTTCACTAAAGACTTTTATACCCGTCTGCCACTGGAAAAGATCCATACGGAGTTTGTCGAACGATTTGAGACCACTAAAAGTGTTCAAGATACAGAACATCTTCGTACCGTGCTGGAATCGGGTCATGCCTTGTTCTTTTTCCCTGAGGGGACTTTCAGCCGTGTTCCAGGACTTATGCCGTTTCGGCTGGGTGCATTCAGCATTGCAGCTGGGGCAAATGTACCGGTCATTCCCATATCGATCAGAGGTACACGATCGATACTTCGGGATACATCCTGGTTCCCTCATCACAGTCCAGTTCACATAGAGATCGGTAAACCTATCGATCCTGAGAAGATCAGATCCAAAGCAGAGGTAAAAGAGTGGGATGTAGCTATAGAGCTGCGCGACCAAAGCCGCGAATTTATTTTACGGCACTGTGGTGAACCGGATCTTTCATAG
- a CDS encoding archease: MNKKYSYFDHDADIGILGRGKSLEEAFESAAVAMFAIMADIDLLQCDEWIEIGFEEEDNEFALIEWLNTLLALAHMKHLVLGKFELHREGNSWRGKAWGDTWRKDLERGTEVKGATLTMLSVEEKEDHWEARCVVDV; this comes from the coding sequence ATGAACAAAAAATATAGTTACTTTGATCATGATGCGGATATCGGTATTCTTGGAAGAGGGAAAAGCCTGGAGGAGGCATTCGAATCAGCTGCAGTGGCGATGTTTGCCATTATGGCTGATATAGATCTGTTGCAGTGTGATGAGTGGATAGAAATTGGATTCGAAGAAGAGGATAACGAGTTTGCTCTGATAGAGTGGCTCAATACACTTTTGGCTTTAGCACATATGAAACATCTTGTTCTGGGTAAGTTTGAACTGCATAGAGAGGGTAATTCCTGGAGAGGGAAAGCATGGGGAGATACTTGGCGAAAAGATCTGGAACGGGGTACAGAGGTCAAAGGGGCAACACTGACCATGCTCTCCGTGGAAGAAAAAGAGGATCATTGGGAAGCCCGATGTGTCGTAGATGTGTAA
- a CDS encoding RtcB family protein: protein MNMNLLERIDDYTWTIPLKVGEKRSGIRLYGSEPLLKSMDDKVLEQITNVATLPGLVGEAMTMPDAHWGYGFPIGGVAAFDAEEGGIISAGGVGFDISCGIRCLRTNLMREDLTSTDLTKLADELSRAIPAGVGREGKLRLTLDELDDVLRGGAQWAIHHGYGLGEDLSFVEEMGKMQGARPENISRLAKERQLGEVGTLGSGNHYLEVQEVAKIYDEKAAEAFGIKKGQIVVSIHCGSRALGHQIGTEYLVSLAKAATRLGISLPDRELACAPIHSPEGQEYIGAMNAAINCAMANRQVLTHMTRNAFECLFKGVKIETLYDVSHNTCKEETHLVNGVERNLWVHRKGATRAFGPGHPDIPVRYRSVGQPVIIGGSMGTGSYILAGTKEGEERAFSSASHGAGRAMSRHQALKLWKGKQVIQELAQKGILIRSASMRGVAEEAPDAYKDVDLVAQATEKAGLARRVAFLRPKVCIKG, encoded by the coding sequence ATGAATATGAACCTATTGGAAAGAATTGATGATTATACATGGACCATCCCTCTAAAGGTTGGAGAAAAAAGAAGCGGTATACGCTTATACGGTTCAGAACCCTTACTGAAAAGTATGGATGATAAAGTGTTGGAGCAGATCACCAATGTCGCAACACTGCCCGGTCTGGTAGGAGAGGCGATGACAATGCCGGATGCGCACTGGGGTTACGGATTTCCCATAGGCGGTGTTGCTGCCTTTGATGCTGAAGAGGGGGGCATCATCTCTGCAGGTGGTGTGGGATTTGATATCTCCTGCGGCATTCGATGTCTGCGTACAAACCTGATGAGAGAAGATCTGACCTCTACCGATCTAACAAAGCTGGCTGATGAGCTTTCTCGCGCGATACCTGCAGGAGTCGGTAGAGAGGGAAAACTCAGACTCACGCTAGATGAACTTGATGATGTCCTTAGAGGTGGTGCCCAATGGGCGATCCATCATGGATATGGGTTAGGTGAGGACCTGAGTTTTGTTGAAGAGATGGGTAAGATGCAGGGTGCAAGGCCTGAGAACATCTCTCGGCTGGCTAAGGAACGGCAATTGGGAGAGGTAGGGACTCTGGGGTCTGGAAACCATTACCTTGAGGTTCAGGAAGTTGCCAAGATCTATGATGAAAAAGCAGCAGAAGCATTTGGTATCAAAAAAGGCCAGATCGTTGTGTCGATCCATTGCGGTTCACGGGCACTGGGACATCAGATCGGTACGGAGTATCTAGTATCGCTTGCAAAAGCGGCCACACGACTAGGGATCTCACTGCCTGACAGGGAACTTGCCTGTGCACCTATCCATTCACCTGAAGGACAGGAGTATATCGGTGCCATGAATGCTGCGATAAACTGTGCTATGGCAAACAGGCAGGTACTTACCCATATGACCAGAAATGCTTTTGAGTGCTTATTTAAAGGTGTGAAGATAGAGACACTCTACGATGTCTCTCATAATACCTGCAAAGAAGAGACACATCTGGTCAATGGTGTGGAACGTAATTTATGGGTTCACCGTAAAGGTGCAACGCGTGCTTTTGGACCAGGACATCCCGACATACCGGTACGTTACAGGAGTGTCGGTCAGCCTGTAATTATCGGTGGAAGTATGGGAACGGGATCGTACATTCTTGCAGGTACCAAAGAGGGAGAGGAACGTGCTTTCTCTTCAGCAAGTCACGGGGCCGGCCGCGCAATGAGCCGTCATCAGGCACTCAAATTGTGGAAAGGAAAGCAAGTCATACAGGAGCTTGCCCAGAAGGGTATTTTGATCCGTTCTGCATCCATGCGCGGCGTTGCTGAAGAAGCCCCTGATGCTTATAAGGATGTGGATCTTGTTGCACAGGCTACTGAAAAGGCGGGCTTAGCAAGAAGAGTAGCCTTTTTAAGACCAAAGGTGTGCATAAAAGGGTAG
- a CDS encoding cache domain-containing protein produces MYHFIVRFLKFIVLISSVGSVIHAKDAEALEAFVKSGAALIEEKGDKAFHLFRQKGTKWFHDDQYIYVWDMNGLRYVYPPDVKGEGKNVRDLKDVDEKPIGELMIKVASSKKGKGWIHYRWPKPGELDPSWKSTYVMRVKSSSGKIFLIGSGTYDMPVQRSFIIDAVDSAARLIEQDGFKAFDTLRSKRSQYSYQDTYVFVIDENGVELMNAAFPKLEGRNVINYKDAKGNYFVREFIHVAKTKGSGWVDYPWPKPGDVERSQKSAYVKKVMIDGEMIIVCAGLYLD; encoded by the coding sequence ATGTATCATTTTATTGTACGTTTCTTGAAGTTCATAGTGTTGATAAGTAGTGTTGGAAGTGTAATACACGCAAAAGATGCAGAAGCACTTGAAGCGTTTGTCAAAAGTGGTGCTGCATTGATAGAAGAGAAAGGTGATAAAGCATTTCATTTATTCAGACAAAAGGGAACAAAGTGGTTTCATGATGATCAATATATATATGTCTGGGATATGAATGGGTTACGGTATGTATATCCACCTGATGTAAAAGGTGAGGGTAAAAATGTACGTGATCTTAAAGATGTTGATGAAAAGCCAATTGGCGAACTGATGATCAAAGTAGCTTCATCCAAAAAAGGAAAAGGGTGGATTCATTACCGTTGGCCAAAACCCGGTGAATTGGATCCAAGTTGGAAAAGTACGTATGTTATGCGAGTGAAAAGTTCTTCTGGGAAAATATTTCTTATAGGAAGCGGTACCTATGATATGCCTGTTCAAAGATCCTTTATTATAGATGCAGTTGATTCAGCAGCGAGATTGATCGAACAGGATGGCTTTAAGGCATTTGATACATTGAGAAGCAAGAGAAGTCAGTATAGTTATCAGGATACCTATGTTTTTGTGATCGACGAAAATGGTGTAGAGTTAATGAATGCAGCTTTCCCAAAATTAGAAGGGCGTAATGTGATCAACTATAAGGATGCTAAGGGGAATTATTTTGTAAGGGAATTTATACATGTTGCCAAAACAAAAGGCAGTGGCTGGGTTGATTACCCATGGCCAAAACCAGGAGATGTAGAAAGATCACAAAAATCAGCATATGTCAAAAAAGTGATGATCGATGGGGAAATGATTATTGTATGTGCAGGATTGTATCTTGATTAA
- a CDS encoding META domain-containing protein, with the protein MTDFRFIFKLFLLAFTTLHPLLASDTPSNVTLEPSHTNILAGTKWHLIEFQSMDDAQGIKRTDDPSKYTMNLHEDGTVTMKLNCNIAKGTWSIKEGQSPISGQFQFGKLATTRAFCPPPSMDGFISMQVPYIRSYLFKDEKLYLSLMADGGIFVWKKDTNESMEMKAYPKLETAIRSLYPGYNDKLINPIYGVKKARYVYGHVDLNEDGNSEVFVYLMGSIFCGTGGCNLLLFTEEENGYRLIDQFATTRIPVIVSNEKNHGWKNITWLKSGGGYPSSYLTYMFNCKHYVETQSTSSKKVPEGKPYLSGELTFHDGIPLEPNK; encoded by the coding sequence ATGACTGATTTCAGATTTATTTTTAAACTATTTTTGCTTGCTTTCACAACATTACATCCACTCTTAGCAAGTGATACTCCAAGCAATGTAACGTTAGAGCCCTCACATACTAATATATTGGCTGGTACCAAATGGCATCTTATTGAATTTCAATCAATGGATGATGCTCAGGGAATAAAGAGAACAGATGACCCTTCAAAATACACTATGAATCTCCATGAAGATGGTACCGTTACCATGAAACTAAACTGTAATATAGCCAAAGGAACATGGTCGATCAAAGAAGGGCAATCCCCTATCAGTGGCCAATTTCAATTTGGTAAACTTGCTACAACCAGAGCCTTCTGTCCTCCTCCGAGCATGGATGGATTTATATCCATGCAGGTACCGTATATCCGTTCTTATCTGTTTAAGGATGAAAAACTCTACTTGAGTTTAATGGCAGACGGTGGGATATTTGTCTGGAAAAAAGATACTAATGAGTCAATGGAAATGAAAGCCTATCCAAAGCTTGAAACGGCGATCCGATCACTCTATCCAGGTTATAATGATAAACTGATCAACCCTATATACGGTGTAAAGAAAGCCCGTTATGTTTACGGACATGTCGATCTCAATGAAGATGGGAACAGTGAAGTGTTTGTCTACCTCATGGGTTCCATTTTCTGTGGAACTGGTGGTTGTAACCTGCTGCTTTTTACTGAAGAAGAGAATGGATATAGATTGATCGATCAATTCGCAACAACAAGAATTCCCGTCATCGTCTCCAATGAAAAAAACCATGGATGGAAAAATATCACATGGTTAAAATCTGGTGGAGGGTATCCTTCATCATACTTAACCTATATGTTCAACTGTAAACACTATGTTGAAACGCAAAGTACCTCAAGCAAAAAAGTTCCAGAAGGAAAGCCTTATCTTTCAGGAGAACTCACTTTCCATGATGGAATTCCTTTAGAACCTAATAAATAA
- a CDS encoding sugar phosphate nucleotidyltransferase: MKAVVMAGGFGTRIQPLTNSRPKPMLPIMNKPMMEHTMITLKELGITEFIVLLYFKPEIIQAHFGDGSDFGIKITYVVPDEDYGTAGAVKLAQEYIGDDNFIIISGDLVTDFDFQKIFDYHAEKKSKLTITLTSVDNPLEFGVVIANEEGKIEKFLEKPSWGEVFSDTINTGIYIIEPEILAYIPKNENYDFSKDLFPKLMRKGIDLMAGYSEGYWRDVGNPESYRDVYDDILTGRVKFNIDGEITQFPDGVLYSDETYSFDQSIEFIGTVVLGKNVTLEKGVKLNNVVIGDNVTIGKESKIRNTVIWNDVEIHAKVKLDGCVICNDNVIGNNVTANAGMILAEGCEIGQLSKIEQDVTIWPDKKIEDASIVNHSLILGNKYKNSIFVNGTVFGKSNVELSCEMATKLAEAFGGQLPVGSCVVVSRDYHKSSRMLKRAFLGGLLSAGINVIDYRDIPSAVLRCNLSSHDQFIAGVHFRQKTDDPTSTVMTFFDCEALRINNEMSKKIEKAFFKETFRRVDYSLIGEIRESSHEKEYRVYKEGMMQLVNPHIFKCLDCRVAVDMMHGMASDVFPDIINDLGVENIMFNAHRDEHRLANINALIKQSKQDMHDVINALKLNAGFILYPYGQRLDIVSDKGVVLGKQDALNVVLLLLNMEAKETGTIKRVFLPTWAVDIVHFENLKIERGQYANFKAEKMREYDLVATGEGNFAFTEFATHRDSMFATLRILEMILHHGVKLSDMIDSLPSFYYKITKIECRQALKGKMMRMFLADTKGKESSTLDGVKIWLDKNDWILMIPDQYRDHLNLYIQSENEEKGEAILAEYSAKIEQWSKE, from the coding sequence ATGAAAGCTGTTGTCATGGCAGGTGGTTTTGGAACGAGGATCCAGCCACTTACAAACTCACGTCCGAAACCGATGCTCCCGATCATGAATAAACCGATGATGGAACATACAATGATAACCCTGAAAGAGTTGGGGATCACAGAGTTTATCGTGCTGCTTTATTTCAAGCCTGAGATCATTCAAGCGCATTTTGGGGACGGAAGTGATTTTGGTATCAAGATCACCTATGTAGTTCCAGATGAAGATTATGGTACGGCAGGTGCAGTGAAGCTGGCACAGGAATACATAGGAGATGATAACTTTATTATCATCAGTGGGGACCTTGTAACGGATTTTGATTTCCAGAAGATCTTTGACTATCATGCAGAGAAAAAGTCCAAATTGACCATTACCTTGACATCGGTCGATAATCCTTTGGAGTTTGGTGTCGTGATAGCCAATGAAGAGGGGAAAATAGAAAAGTTCCTTGAAAAACCAAGTTGGGGTGAAGTCTTCAGTGACACGATCAATACGGGTATCTATATCATAGAGCCGGAGATCCTGGCGTATATCCCTAAAAATGAAAACTATGATTTTAGTAAAGACCTTTTTCCTAAATTGATGCGTAAAGGCATTGATCTGATGGCTGGATATTCTGAAGGGTACTGGCGTGATGTGGGAAACCCCGAAAGCTATCGGGACGTCTATGATGATATTTTAACCGGCAGGGTCAAGTTCAACATTGATGGGGAGATAACACAATTTCCTGATGGTGTGCTTTACAGCGATGAGACGTACAGTTTTGATCAAAGTATTGAATTTATCGGTACGGTGGTACTGGGAAAGAATGTTACGCTGGAGAAGGGTGTAAAGCTCAATAATGTCGTGATCGGAGACAATGTCACCATCGGCAAAGAGAGTAAGATCAGAAACACTGTGATCTGGAATGATGTGGAGATTCATGCTAAAGTCAAGCTGGATGGTTGTGTGATCTGTAATGATAATGTGATCGGTAATAATGTTACAGCCAATGCCGGGATGATCCTGGCAGAGGGATGCGAGATCGGTCAGTTAAGCAAGATTGAACAAGATGTCACCATCTGGCCTGATAAAAAAATTGAAGATGCTTCTATCGTTAACCACAGTTTGATACTTGGAAATAAATACAAAAATTCTATTTTTGTCAATGGGACGGTGTTTGGAAAGTCCAATGTTGAACTCTCTTGTGAAATGGCGACAAAACTTGCTGAAGCTTTTGGTGGACAACTGCCTGTGGGATCATGTGTCGTTGTTTCTAGAGATTATCATAAAAGCTCACGTATGCTCAAACGTGCTTTTCTGGGAGGACTTCTTTCTGCAGGTATAAACGTGATCGACTACCGTGATATTCCTTCTGCTGTATTACGTTGTAATTTATCTTCACATGATCAGTTCATTGCGGGTGTCCATTTCCGTCAAAAAACTGATGATCCAACCAGTACGGTAATGACCTTTTTTGACTGTGAAGCACTACGTATCAATAATGAAATGTCTAAAAAAATAGAAAAAGCCTTTTTCAAAGAAACTTTCCGACGTGTAGACTATTCGCTGATCGGCGAGATTCGTGAGTCCAGTCATGAAAAAGAATATAGAGTCTATAAAGAGGGAATGATGCAATTAGTGAACCCACATATATTTAAATGTTTAGATTGTCGTGTTGCAGTGGATATGATGCATGGAATGGCTTCAGATGTTTTCCCGGATATTATAAATGATCTTGGCGTAGAGAATATTATGTTTAATGCACATAGGGATGAACATCGTCTTGCCAATATCAATGCTTTGATCAAACAATCAAAACAAGATATGCATGATGTTATTAATGCACTGAAACTGAATGCAGGATTTATTCTTTACCCTTATGGTCAGCGTTTGGATATCGTAAGTGATAAAGGTGTTGTGCTTGGTAAACAAGACGCATTAAATGTGGTTCTTTTACTTTTAAATATGGAAGCGAAAGAAACAGGAACTATAAAACGCGTTTTCTTACCAACATGGGCAGTAGATATCGTCCATTTTGAAAATCTTAAAATAGAACGGGGTCAATACGCAAACTTCAAAGCAGAAAAGATGAGAGAGTATGATCTTGTGGCTACGGGTGAAGGTAATTTTGCTTTTACCGAATTTGCGACGCATCGGGATTCAATGTTTGCAACTTTGCGAATACTTGAAATGATATTGCATCATGGAGTAAAACTTTCTGATATGATCGATTCATTGCCGAGTTTTTATTATAAAATAACGAAGATTGAATGTCGACAGGCACTGAAAGGAAAGATGATGCGTATGTTCCTTGCAGATACCAAAGGAAAGGAGTCATCCACACTCGATGGTGTCAAGATATGGTTAGATAAAAATGACTGGATTCTTATGATCCCCGATCAGTATAGAGATCACCTTAACTTGTATATCCAGTCTGAAAATGAGGAAAAAGGGGAAGCGATCTTGGCTGAGTACTCTGCTAAAATTGAACAATGGTCTAAGGAGTGA